The following proteins are co-located in the Neisseria sp. Marseille-Q6792 genome:
- a CDS encoding inositol monophosphatase family protein, with product MNPFLNTAFKAARRAGQMMIRAAGNLDAVKTDSKAFNDFVSDVDRNSEIILVEALKEAYPHHKITCEESGSHGKAAAEYEWIIDPLDGTTNFLHGHPQYAISMVLLHKGVLQEALVYAPERNDVYMASRGKGALLNDRRIRVSNRIELNRCLIGTGFPVVDQSMMDKYLAILKDFLAKTAGGRREGAASLDLCAVATGRFDGFFEFNLKPWDIAAGALIVQEAGGIVTDMTGEDGWLESGDIVAANPKVLAQMLKIISAHV from the coding sequence ATGAATCCGTTTTTGAATACAGCCTTTAAAGCCGCCCGCCGTGCCGGTCAGATGATGATACGCGCCGCAGGCAACCTCGATGCCGTCAAAACCGACAGCAAAGCCTTCAACGATTTTGTTTCCGATGTTGACCGCAATTCCGAAATCATCCTGGTTGAGGCTTTGAAAGAAGCCTATCCGCACCACAAAATCACTTGTGAAGAAAGCGGCTCCCACGGCAAAGCCGCGGCCGAGTACGAATGGATTATCGATCCGCTCGACGGCACGACCAATTTCCTTCACGGCCATCCTCAATACGCTATCTCTATGGTGCTCCTGCACAAAGGCGTGTTGCAAGAAGCTTTGGTGTACGCGCCCGAGCGCAACGACGTATACATGGCTTCGCGCGGCAAAGGCGCGTTGCTCAACGACCGCCGCATCCGCGTTTCCAACCGCATCGAATTGAACCGCTGCCTGATCGGTACCGGCTTTCCTGTTGTCGATCAAAGCATGATGGACAAGTATCTGGCGATTTTGAAAGATTTCTTGGCCAAAACCGCCGGAGGCCGTCGTGAAGGCGCGGCTTCTTTGGATTTGTGTGCTGTGGCGACTGGTCGTTTTGACGGCTTTTTCGAGTTCAACCTCAAACCGTGGGACATTGCCGCAGGCGCATTGATTGTCCAAGAAGCAGGCGGCATCGTAACCGATATGACGGGTGAAGACGGCTGGCTGGAAAGCGGCGATATTGTCGCCGCCAATCCCAAAGTGCTGGCGCAAATGTTAAAAATCATTTCCGCACACGTTTAA
- a CDS encoding TonB-dependent receptor produces MNKKLALMPLLILSAFSSAADNVPQQGELGQVHVRADAKRVKAARSYSIASDGDLRDRVNLGVLGKANAFTAPITVVNYDEQALNNTEARTLVDAVAKKDASVWQFGGESNTLTGLYFRGYQLDARQFSVNGLAGMYGTQGTASVQVGSAQLIKGASTAVNGMDPEGAVSGSVNIETKKAADEGNRKIGLGWFSNNRAQGTFDLGQRFGENKEFGVRTNGKLRHGDTPRHGYSEDNKEFALNADYRGEKLRVAFDSIYAKRKTNGGRARIQDIQNANGRLFDAPEGKVNLAPSWQAQNTRGQTNMMTFEWDAFENAQITGGIGYNNARYYGNFASPTVTDSGLTYNSGRARLTDQRFKTLSMNLTARGEFETGPVSHNWSTAFDRIDRKRTTYQGARQTKSSVIDPSIDIPTQLAKLDSNLGSAWSATPSLDTVIKVNSLAVSDTLGFADNKYRLTLGGRFQAVEQKNKLNSRKADASRFSPMLMAAWVPQPDLVVYGNYMEDLEPSDIRTDDDGHVTMADPRVSRQFEVGVRKNWGDFVTTLNAFQIKRPGYWRGNTTSGTDFAARKNAGLAYSGSEQGIERSRGIEFNTYANLLNKTLRPTFGLMYLQSTVKDYPNFADNLVNGVQVANPRVIAKAGVEWDTPFAKGLTLNGNVSYFGKSYQDTQKQYAFPSYTLVDVGARYKTKLGKNTLTVSSSVENLFNKNYWQVQRGQYDRSFAVVGMPRTYWLKAELDF; encoded by the coding sequence ATGAACAAAAAACTTGCCTTAATGCCGCTGTTGATTTTGAGCGCGTTTTCGTCTGCCGCCGACAATGTTCCGCAGCAGGGCGAACTCGGACAGGTTCATGTCCGTGCCGATGCCAAGCGCGTTAAAGCTGCCCGTTCTTACTCCATTGCCAGCGACGGCGACTTGCGCGACCGCGTGAACTTGGGCGTATTGGGTAAAGCCAACGCCTTTACTGCTCCGATTACCGTCGTCAACTACGACGAACAAGCCCTCAACAACACCGAAGCGCGTACTTTGGTGGATGCCGTAGCGAAAAAAGACGCTTCCGTTTGGCAGTTTGGCGGCGAAAGCAATACATTGACCGGCCTGTATTTCCGCGGTTATCAGCTTGATGCGCGCCAATTCAGCGTCAACGGTTTGGCAGGTATGTACGGCACGCAAGGCACGGCCAGCGTGCAAGTCGGCTCCGCACAACTGATTAAAGGCGCGTCCACCGCCGTAAACGGCATGGACCCTGAAGGCGCGGTATCCGGTTCCGTCAATATCGAAACCAAAAAAGCCGCCGATGAAGGCAACCGCAAAATCGGTTTGGGCTGGTTCAGCAACAACCGCGCCCAAGGCACATTCGACTTGGGTCAACGTTTCGGCGAAAACAAAGAATTCGGTGTGCGCACCAATGGCAAACTGCGCCACGGTGACACCCCGCGCCACGGGTACAGCGAGGACAACAAAGAATTTGCATTGAATGCCGACTATCGCGGCGAAAAACTGCGCGTAGCGTTCGATTCCATCTACGCAAAACGCAAAACCAACGGCGGCCGCGCGCGTATCCAAGATATTCAAAATGCCAACGGCCGCTTGTTTGACGCACCTGAAGGCAAAGTGAATTTGGCGCCGAGCTGGCAGGCTCAAAACACGCGCGGTCAAACGAATATGATGACCTTCGAATGGGATGCATTTGAAAATGCCCAAATTACAGGCGGTATTGGTTATAACAATGCGCGCTATTATGGCAATTTCGCCTCTCCTACCGTTACAGACAGCGGTTTAACCTACAATTCCGGTCGCGCGCGTTTGACCGACCAGCGTTTTAAAACGCTCAGTATGAATCTGACTGCACGCGGCGAATTTGAAACCGGTCCGGTAAGCCACAACTGGAGTACCGCATTTGACCGCATCGACCGCAAACGCACTACTTATCAAGGTGCACGTCAAACAAAAAGCAGCGTTATCGATCCGAGCATCGACATTCCTACTCAATTGGCAAAATTGGATTCCAACTTAGGCAGCGCATGGAGTGCAACACCTTCATTGGATACCGTGATCAAAGTAAACAGTTTGGCAGTTTCCGACACACTTGGTTTTGCCGACAATAAATACCGTCTCACTTTGGGCGGACGTTTCCAAGCCGTCGAGCAGAAAAACAAATTAAACAGCCGCAAAGCAGATGCGAGCCGTTTCAGCCCGATGTTGATGGCAGCATGGGTTCCGCAGCCCGATTTGGTGGTTTACGGAAACTATATGGAAGATTTGGAGCCGTCCGACATTCGTACTGATGACGACGGTCATGTAACAATGGCAGATCCGCGCGTCAGCCGCCAATTTGAAGTCGGCGTACGCAAAAACTGGGGCGACTTTGTAACCACTTTAAACGCGTTCCAAATCAAACGCCCGGGCTACTGGCGCGGCAATACGACTTCAGGAACTGATTTCGCAGCGCGCAAAAATGCAGGCTTGGCTTATAGCGGTTCGGAGCAAGGCATAGAACGCAGCCGCGGTATCGAATTCAATACCTATGCCAACTTGTTGAATAAAACCCTGCGTCCGACGTTTGGTCTGATGTATCTGCAATCAACCGTAAAAGATTATCCGAATTTCGCCGACAATCTTGTTAACGGCGTACAAGTTGCCAACCCGCGCGTGATTGCCAAAGCAGGCGTGGAATGGGACACCCCGTTTGCCAAAGGTTTGACTTTAAACGGAAACGTTTCGTATTTCGGCAAGTCTTACCAAGACACGCAAAAACAATACGCCTTCCCGTCCTATACCTTGGTTGACGTAGGCGCGCGCTACAAAACCAAGCTCGGCAAAAATACCCTGACCGTCAGCAGCTCGGTAGAAAACCTGTTCAACAAAAACTACTGGCAGGTTCAGCGCGGCCAATACGACCGCAGCTTCGCCGTCGTCGGTATGCCGCGCACTTACTGGTTGAAAGCGGAATTGGATTTCTGA
- a CDS encoding YdgA family protein: MKKPLISVAAALLGVALGTPYYLGVKAEESLTQQQKILQETGFLTVESHQYDRGWFTSTETTVIRLKPELLHNAQKYLPDNLRTVLEQPVTLVNHITHGPFAGGFGTQAHIETEFKYAPETEKVLERFFGKQAPVSLANTVYFNGSGKMEVSVPAFDYEELSGIRLHWEGLTGETVYQKGFKSYRNGYDAPLFKIKLADKGDAAFEKVHFDSETSDGINPLALGSSNLTLEKFSLEWKEGVDYNVKLNELVNLVTDLQIGAFINPNGSIAPSKIEVGKLAFSTKTGESGSFINSEGQFRFDTLVYGDEKYGPLDIHIAAEHLDASALTVLKRKFAQISAKKMTEEQIRNDLIAAVKGEASGLFTHNPVLDIKTFRFTLPSGKIDVGGKIMFKDMKKEDLNQLGLMLKKTEADIRMSIPQKMLEDLAVSQAGNIFSVNAEDEAEARASIADINETLRLMVDSTVQSMAREKYLTLDGNQIDTVISLKNNTLKLNGKTLQNEPDPDFDEGGMVSGQPH; this comes from the coding sequence ATGAAAAAACCTTTGATTTCAGTTGCGGCAGCATTGCTCGGCGTTGCTTTGGGTACACCTTATTATTTGGGTGTCAAAGCCGAAGAAAGCCTGACGCAGCAGCAAAAAATATTGCAGGAAACGGGCTTCTTGACCGTCGAATCGCACCAATATGACCGCGGCTGGTTTACCTCTACGGAAACGACGGTCATCCGTCTGAAACCCGAGTTGCTGCATAATGCGCAGAAATACCTGCCGGATAACCTGAGAACAGTGTTGGAACAGCCGGTTACGCTGGTAAACCATATCACGCACGGTCCTTTTGCCGGCGGATTCGGCACGCAGGCGCACATTGAAACCGAGTTCAAATACGCGCCTGAAACGGAAAAAGTTTTGGAACGCTTTTTTGGGAAACAAGCTCCGGTTTCCCTTGCCAATACCGTTTATTTCAACGGCAGCGGTAAAATGGAAGTCAGTGTTCCTGCCTTCGATTATGAAGAACTGTCGGGCATCAGGCTGCACTGGGAAGGCCTGACGGGGGAAACGGTTTATCAAAAAGGTTTCAAAAGCTACCGGAACGGCTATGATGCCCCCTTGTTTAAAATCAAGCTGGCAGACAAAGGTGATGCCGCGTTTGAAAAAGTGCATTTCGATTCGGAAACTTCAGACGGCATCAATCCGCTTGCTTTGGGCAGCAGCAATCTGACTTTGGAAAAATTTTCCTTAGAATGGAAAGAGGGTGTCGATTACAACGTCAAGTTAAACGAACTGGTCAATCTTGTTACCGATTTGCAGATTGGCGCGTTTATCAATCCCAACGGCAGCATCGCACCTTCCAAAATCGAAGTCGGCAAACTGGCTTTTTCAACCAAGACCGGGGAATCAGGATCATTTATCAACAGTGAAGGGCAGTTCCGTTTTGACACACTGGTTTACGGCGATGAAAAATATGGCCCGCTGGATATCCATATCGCCGCCGAACATCTCGATGCTTCTGCCTTAACCGTATTGAAACGCAAGTTTGCACAAATTTCTGCCAAAAAAATGACTGAAGAACAAATCCGCAATGATTTGATTGCGGCAGTCAAAGGCGAGGCTTCCGGATTATTTACCCATAACCCGGTACTCGACATCAAAACGTTCCGTTTCACGCTGCCGTCGGGAAAAATCGATGTGGGCGGAAAAATCATGTTTAAAGACATGAAGAAGGAAGATTTGAACCAATTGGGACTGATGTTGAAGAAAACCGAGGCAGACATCAGAATGAGTATTCCTCAAAAAATGTTGGAAGATTTGGCGGTAAGTCAGGCCGGAAATATTTTCAGTGTAAATGCCGAAGATGAGGCGGAAGCCAGAGCAAGCATTGCAGATATTAATGAAACATTGCGCCTGATGGTGGACAGTACGGTTCAAAGTATGGCAAGGGAAAAATATCTTACTTTAGACGGTAATCAGATTGATACGGTCATTTCCCTTAAAAACAACACCCTGAAGTTAAACGGGAAAACGCTGCAAAATGAACCTGATCCCGATTTTGATGAGGGCGGTATGGTTTCCGGCCAACCGCATTAA